Proteins encoded by one window of Cupriavidus sp. EM10:
- a CDS encoding branched-chain amino acid ABC transporter substrate-binding protein, whose translation MQFTFAKILPIAAAVALVAACGKKEEKPADAAASAPAAAAAPAAAGGGETVVKIGHAAPLTGGIAHLGKDNENGARLAVEEVNKTGLEIGGKKIKLELVGEDDAADPKTGTAVAQKLVDAKVVAVVGHLNSGVSIPASKIYSDAGITQISPSSTNPDYTKQGFKTTYRVVATDAQQGPALANYAAKSLHAKSVAIVDDATAYGKGLADEFEKTAKAAGVNVVAREATNDKATDFKAILTKIKGKKPDVIMYGGMDATGGPFAKQAKELGITSKIVGGDGVCTDKVAELAGDAVTNIICSEAGLALSKMETGADFEKRYQARFNSPVQIYAPFTYDAVMVIVDAMKRANSTEPAAILAEMPKTNYKGVIGNIAFDEKGDMKEGTITLYEYKDKKKSVLDVVKM comes from the coding sequence ATGCAATTCACGTTTGCCAAGATTCTGCCGATCGCGGCCGCTGTGGCGCTGGTCGCTGCATGTGGCAAGAAGGAAGAAAAGCCGGCTGATGCGGCAGCATCCGCACCGGCAGCCGCCGCAGCGCCCGCCGCTGCCGGTGGTGGTGAAACCGTCGTCAAGATCGGCCACGCCGCTCCGCTGACCGGCGGCATTGCCCACCTTGGCAAGGACAACGAGAACGGCGCGCGCCTGGCCGTCGAGGAAGTGAACAAGACCGGTCTGGAGATCGGCGGCAAGAAGATCAAGCTGGAGCTGGTGGGCGAAGACGACGCCGCCGATCCGAAGACGGGTACCGCCGTGGCCCAGAAGCTGGTGGACGCCAAGGTCGTCGCCGTGGTGGGTCACCTGAACTCGGGCGTGTCGATCCCGGCCTCGAAGATCTACAGCGATGCCGGCATCACGCAGATCTCGCCGTCGTCGACCAACCCCGACTACACGAAGCAAGGCTTCAAGACCACGTACCGCGTGGTGGCCACCGACGCCCAGCAGGGTCCGGCACTGGCCAACTACGCCGCCAAGAGCCTGCACGCCAAGAGCGTGGCGATCGTCGACGACGCCACCGCCTACGGCAAGGGCCTGGCCGACGAGTTCGAGAAGACCGCCAAGGCTGCCGGCGTGAACGTGGTGGCACGTGAAGCCACCAACGACAAGGCCACCGACTTCAAGGCCATTCTGACCAAGATCAAGGGCAAGAAGCCGGACGTGATCATGTACGGCGGCATGGACGCCACCGGCGGTCCGTTCGCCAAGCAGGCCAAGGAACTGGGCATCACGTCCAAGATCGTTGGCGGCGACGGCGTGTGTACCGACAAGGTGGCCGAGCTGGCTGGCGACGCAGTGACCAACATCATCTGCTCGGAAGCTGGTCTGGCCCTGTCGAAGATGGAAACCGGCGCCGATTTCGAGAAGCGCTACCAGGCCCGTTTCAACTCGCCGGTGCAGATCTACGCACCGTTCACCTATGACGCCGTCATGGTGATCGTGGATGCGATGAAGCGTGCCAACTCGACCGAACCGGCTGCCATCCTGGCCGAAATGCCCAAGACGAACTACAAGGGCGTGATCGGCAACATCGCCTTCGACGAGAAGGGCGACATGAAGGAAGGCACCATCACGCTGTACGAGTACAAGGACAAGAAGAAGTCCGTCCTCGACGTCGTGAAGATGTAA
- the ispH gene encoding 4-hydroxy-3-methylbut-2-enyl diphosphate reductase: MSAVAMERSMTELTTSADAEILMAQPRGFCAGVDRAIEIVERALSLFGAPIYVRHEIVHNAYVVADLRKKGAIFIDELDEVPAGSTVIFSAHGVSKEVRADATRRGLTVFDATCPLVTKVHVEVGKMRAEGCEIIMIGHKGHPEVEGTMGQSEQGMLLVESVDDVNKLEVADPAQLAYVTQTTLSVDETAEIVIALKKRFPQIREPKKQDICYATQNRQDAVKFMVPQVEVVIVVGSPNSSNSNRLRELADRLGVPAYMVDDPEQLKPEWVAGKRRIGLTAGASAPEALAQAIVERLRTFGVKSVRALEGVEENMSFPLPRGLASVSVQS; encoded by the coding sequence ATGTCCGCCGTGGCGATGGAACGCAGCATGACCGAACTCACTACTTCTGCCGACGCCGAAATCCTGATGGCGCAGCCGCGCGGCTTCTGCGCCGGCGTGGACCGTGCCATCGAAATCGTCGAACGCGCGCTGTCGCTGTTCGGCGCGCCGATCTACGTGCGTCACGAGATCGTGCACAACGCCTACGTGGTGGCGGACCTGCGCAAGAAGGGCGCGATCTTCATTGACGAACTGGACGAAGTGCCAGCCGGTTCGACCGTCATCTTCAGCGCCCACGGCGTGTCGAAGGAAGTGCGCGCCGATGCCACGCGCCGCGGCCTGACCGTGTTCGATGCCACCTGCCCGCTGGTGACCAAGGTCCACGTGGAAGTGGGCAAGATGCGCGCCGAGGGCTGCGAGATCATCATGATCGGCCACAAGGGGCACCCCGAGGTGGAAGGCACGATGGGCCAGTCCGAGCAGGGCATGCTGCTGGTGGAGTCGGTCGACGACGTCAACAAGCTTGAGGTGGCCGATCCGGCGCAGCTGGCCTATGTCACGCAGACCACGCTGTCGGTGGACGAAACGGCCGAGATCGTGATCGCGCTGAAGAAGCGTTTCCCGCAGATCCGCGAGCCGAAGAAGCAGGATATCTGCTACGCGACCCAGAACCGCCAGGACGCCGTGAAGTTCATGGTGCCGCAGGTGGAGGTGGTGATCGTGGTGGGCAGCCCGAACAGCTCGAACTCGAACCGCCTGCGCGAACTGGCCGACCGCCTGGGCGTGCCGGCCTACATGGTGGATGACCCCGAGCAGCTCAAGCCCGAATGGGTCGCTGGCAAGCGGCGCATCGGCCTGACCGCCGGCGCGTCGGCGCCCGAGGCGCTGGCCCAGGCCATCGTCGAGCGGCTGCGCACGTTTGGCGTGAAAAGCGTGCGGGCGCTGGAGGGTGTGGAAGAGAACATGTCGTTCCCGCTGCCGCGCGGGCTGGCGAGCGTCTCGGTCCAGTCCTGA
- the rpmB gene encoding 50S ribosomal protein L28, protein MARVCQVTGKAPMVGNNVSHANNKTKRRFLPNLQNRRFFVESENRWVSLRVSNAGLRLIDKKGIDAVLADLRARGEV, encoded by the coding sequence ATGGCACGCGTCTGTCAAGTGACCGGGAAAGCGCCGATGGTCGGCAACAACGTTTCCCACGCAAACAACAAGACCAAGCGCCGTTTTCTGCCCAACCTGCAGAACCGCCGCTTCTTCGTTGAATCGGAAAACCGCTGGGTGAGCCTGCGCGTCTCGAACGCCGGTCTGCGCCTGATCGACAAGAAAGGCATCGACGCCGTGCTCGCAGACCTGCGCGCACGCGGCGAAGTCTAA
- the rpmG gene encoding 50S ribosomal protein L33, with translation MASKGGRDKIKLESTAGTGHFYTTTKNKRTMPEKMEISKFDPIARKHVPYKETKIK, from the coding sequence ATGGCCAGCAAAGGCGGACGCGACAAGATCAAGCTGGAATCGACCGCAGGAACCGGTCATTTCTACACGACCACCAAGAACAAGCGCACCATGCCGGAAAAGATGGAGATCTCGAAGTTCGATCCCATCGCCCGCAAGCACGTGCCTTACAAGGAAACCAAGATCAAGTAA
- the nadC gene encoding carboxylating nicotinate-nucleotide diphosphorylase, giving the protein MNVNPVFDSYGPALKAALEANVRAAIAEDVGTGDLTGLLVPADKPVQARVIVREAAVLCGRPWFEACMKAVDERLHVTWRHEEGTRMAPDDVVCEITGPARALLTAERPSLNFLQLLSGVATATRRYADLIADTRARVLDTRKTLPGLRLAQKYAVKIGGGENQRLALYDGILIKENHIAAAGSITAAMAAALALGTDASIQIEVESIAELEEALAAGAKSVLIDNFTLEMMREAVALNHDRALLEVSGGVNYETIRRFAETGVDRISVGALTKDVRAADYSLRIIG; this is encoded by the coding sequence ATGAACGTGAATCCGGTATTCGATAGCTACGGCCCGGCGCTCAAGGCTGCGCTGGAAGCCAATGTGCGTGCCGCCATTGCCGAGGACGTCGGCACCGGCGACCTGACCGGCCTGCTGGTGCCGGCCGACAAGCCGGTGCAGGCGCGCGTGATTGTGCGCGAGGCCGCCGTGCTGTGCGGCCGTCCGTGGTTCGAGGCCTGCATGAAGGCCGTGGACGAGCGGCTGCACGTCACGTGGCGTCATGAAGAGGGCACGCGCATGGCGCCCGATGACGTGGTGTGCGAGATCACCGGGCCGGCGCGTGCGCTGTTGACGGCCGAGCGTCCGTCGCTGAATTTCCTGCAGTTGCTGTCGGGCGTGGCCACGGCCACGCGGCGTTATGCCGACCTGATCGCCGACACGCGTGCGCGCGTGCTCGATACGCGCAAGACGCTGCCGGGCCTGCGGCTGGCGCAGAAGTACGCGGTGAAGATCGGTGGCGGCGAGAACCAGCGGCTGGCGCTGTACGACGGCATCCTGATCAAGGAAAACCACATCGCCGCGGCCGGCAGCATCACGGCCGCGATGGCCGCCGCGCTGGCGCTGGGTACCGATGCATCGATCCAGATCGAGGTGGAATCGATCGCCGAGCTGGAAGAGGCGCTGGCTGCCGGCGCGAAGTCGGTCCTGATCGACAACTTCACGCTGGAGATGATGCGCGAGGCCGTGGCGCTGAACCACGACCGCGCGCTGCTGGAAGTCTCTGGCGGCGTGAACTACGAGACGATCCGCCGATTTGCCGAAACCGGCGTCGACCGCATCTCGGTGGGCGCGCTCACCAAGGATGTGCGTGCCGCCGACTACTCGCTGCGCATCATCGGCTAG
- the nadA gene encoding quinolinate synthase NadA: protein MTPQSIKTVEFEKPNLADADNAAGGSCVAHAWAKVPPALTPDERGALKDRIRKLLKERNAVLVAHYYVDADLQDLAEETGGCVSDSLEMARFGRDHAAQTLVVAGVRFMGETAKILSPEKTILMPDLDATCSLDLGCPADEFTAFCDAHPDRTVVVYANTSAAVKARADWMVTSSIGLKIVEHLHARGEKILWAPDKHLGSYIQKQTGADMLLWQGSCLVHDEFKGIELDLLRREHPKAKILVHPESPANVVEQADVVGSTSQLIAAAQQLDANEFIVATDNGILHKMRMAAPGKMFIEAPTAGNSATCKSCAHCPWMAMNALTNLAEVLETGRNEIHVDADIGRRAVTCIDRMLDFAAQQKANVRPAADLAKEAALFQGVGPA, encoded by the coding sequence ATGACCCCACAATCCATCAAGACCGTCGAGTTCGAAAAGCCGAACCTGGCGGACGCCGATAATGCCGCCGGCGGCAGCTGCGTGGCCCATGCCTGGGCCAAGGTGCCCCCGGCGCTGACGCCGGACGAACGCGGCGCGCTCAAGGACCGCATCCGCAAGCTGCTCAAGGAGCGCAATGCGGTGCTGGTGGCGCATTACTACGTCGACGCCGACCTGCAGGACCTGGCCGAGGAAACCGGCGGCTGCGTGTCCGATTCTCTGGAGATGGCGCGCTTTGGCCGCGATCACGCCGCGCAGACGCTGGTCGTGGCTGGCGTGCGCTTCATGGGCGAGACCGCCAAGATCCTGAGCCCCGAAAAGACCATCCTGATGCCCGACCTGGATGCCACGTGCTCGCTGGACCTGGGCTGCCCGGCCGACGAGTTCACGGCGTTTTGCGACGCGCACCCGGATCGCACCGTGGTGGTCTACGCCAACACCAGCGCCGCCGTGAAGGCGCGTGCTGACTGGATGGTGACATCGAGCATCGGCCTGAAGATCGTCGAACATCTGCACGCACGCGGCGAGAAGATCCTGTGGGCGCCAGACAAGCACCTGGGCAGTTACATCCAGAAGCAGACCGGCGCCGACATGCTGCTGTGGCAGGGCTCGTGCCTGGTGCACGACGAGTTCAAGGGCATCGAACTCGACCTGCTGCGCCGCGAGCACCCCAAGGCCAAGATCCTGGTGCATCCGGAATCGCCGGCCAATGTGGTGGAGCAGGCCGATGTAGTGGGTTCCACGAGCCAGTTGATCGCCGCCGCCCAGCAACTCGACGCCAACGAGTTCATCGTGGCCACCGACAACGGCATCCTGCACAAGATGCGCATGGCGGCGCCGGGCAAGATGTTTATCGAGGCCCCGACAGCCGGCAACAGTGCCACCTGCAAGAGCTGCGCGCACTGCCCCTGGATGGCCATGAACGCGCTGACCAATCTGGCCGAAGTACTCGAGACTGGCCGCAACGAAATCCACGTCGACGCCGATATCGGCCGGCGTGCCGTCACCTGCATCGACCGCATGCTCGATTTCGCCGCGCAGCAGAAGGCCAATGTGCGTCCCGCCGCCGACCTCGCCAAAGAGGCCGCGTTGTTCCAGGGAGTCGGCCCGGCATGA
- a CDS encoding acyl-CoA desaturase, with product MFDTILDWAANGLANWSWWEIVIYTLVVTHITIAGVTIFLHRCMAHRSLDLHPVAQHFFRFWLWLTTGMVTKEWTAIHRKHHAKCETEDDPHSPQTRGIRKVLLEGAELYRAESKNKETIAKFGHGTPDDWVERNVYSRFGWQGVGLMLIIDLALFGVIGMTVWAVQMLWIPIHAAGIINGLGHWWGYRNYDCEDASTNVSPWGFIIGGEELHNNHHTYPTSAKFSIKWYEIDVGWWYIRAMQSVGLAKVKKTPPKARLVEARPVDHNTLEAIIANRYDVMARYAKALKSAYRAELRKHKEGNSPEYKSYKPARKWFHREEVKLGAPQRQQLASITEQNKMLHTFVEMRRELAVIWGRSNMTREQLLAQLQAWCHRAEASGIQALQEFSLRLRRYA from the coding sequence TTGTTCGACACAATTCTTGACTGGGCCGCCAACGGCCTCGCCAACTGGTCCTGGTGGGAGATCGTGATTTACACGCTCGTGGTGACGCACATCACCATCGCGGGCGTCACCATCTTCCTGCACCGCTGCATGGCGCACCGGTCGCTGGACCTGCATCCGGTGGCCCAGCATTTCTTCCGCTTCTGGCTCTGGCTGACGACGGGCATGGTGACCAAGGAATGGACTGCCATCCACCGCAAGCACCACGCCAAGTGCGAGACCGAGGACGATCCCCACAGCCCGCAGACCCGCGGCATCCGCAAGGTGCTGCTGGAAGGCGCCGAGCTGTATCGCGCCGAATCCAAGAACAAGGAAACCATCGCCAAGTTCGGTCACGGCACGCCTGACGACTGGGTCGAGCGCAATGTGTATTCGCGCTTCGGCTGGCAGGGTGTGGGCCTGATGCTGATCATCGACCTGGCGCTGTTCGGTGTGATTGGCATGACCGTGTGGGCCGTGCAGATGCTGTGGATCCCGATCCATGCAGCCGGCATCATCAATGGCCTGGGTCACTGGTGGGGCTACCGCAACTACGATTGCGAAGACGCGTCGACCAATGTGTCGCCGTGGGGCTTCATCATCGGTGGCGAAGAGCTGCACAACAACCACCACACGTACCCGACGTCGGCCAAGTTCTCGATCAAGTGGTACGAGATCGACGTGGGCTGGTGGTACATCCGTGCGATGCAGTCGGTGGGCCTGGCCAAGGTCAAGAAGACGCCGCCCAAGGCTCGCCTGGTGGAAGCGCGTCCGGTGGATCACAACACGCTGGAAGCGATCATCGCCAACCGCTACGACGTGATGGCGCGCTATGCCAAGGCGCTGAAGAGCGCGTACCGGGCCGAACTGCGCAAGCACAAGGAAGGCAACTCGCCCGAGTACAAGAGCTACAAGCCGGCACGCAAGTGGTTCCACCGCGAGGAAGTGAAGCTGGGGGCGCCGCAGCGCCAGCAGCTGGCCAGCATCACCGAGCAGAACAAGATGCTGCACACCTTTGTGGAAATGCGTCGCGAGCTGGCCGTGATCTGGGGCCGGTCCAACATGACCCGTGAGCAATTGCTGGCCCAGCTGCAGGCCTGGTGCCATCGCGCCGAAGCCAGCGGCATCCAGGCGCTGCAGGAGTTTTCGCTGCGTCTGCGCCGGTACGCCTGA
- a CDS encoding mechanosensitive ion channel family protein: MNPDTLAALTRSHSVMGKMLDDLIHDAGGQGFFWQIGILAACLLVAWPLARHVVKRLEARHATSSFALRLAAVSLERAMFPLFAWLLVLAARYALAPFASISVLRLALVPLFGITALYFAFYILRRVMSANGQLHGMLVLVEKVLTTLVWIGMGLYVVGLLPDVIRWMEAVRFPVGGKHPISIADALMGVVWILLTVLVAMWFGSWLEDRLMRAQTLDANLKVVLTRIAKALLLLVSLLLSLSLVGIDLTVLSVFGGALGVGLGLGLQKIASNYISGFIILLDRSIAIGDQITVDKYTGIVSQIRTRYTVLRNGDGETLLPNEQLVAQSVQNHSFSGTNVRVAVRVQADYSSDPETVIALLTDCVRDIPRVLAEPAPSAFLVAFGDSGIEYETAVYIADPQNGKLGVQSAMNRAIWRTFRHHGVSIPYPQRELRVLSPAPGALPAAAANAE; the protein is encoded by the coding sequence ATGAACCCCGATACACTGGCAGCGCTGACCCGCTCGCATTCGGTCATGGGCAAGATGCTCGATGACCTCATCCACGACGCGGGCGGGCAGGGGTTCTTCTGGCAGATCGGCATCCTGGCCGCTTGCCTGCTGGTGGCATGGCCGCTGGCGCGGCATGTGGTCAAGCGGCTGGAAGCGCGTCACGCCACGTCGAGCTTCGCGTTGCGACTGGCGGCGGTCAGCCTGGAGCGGGCCATGTTCCCGCTGTTCGCCTGGCTGCTGGTGCTGGCCGCGCGCTATGCGCTGGCGCCGTTTGCGTCGATCAGCGTGCTGAGGCTGGCGCTGGTGCCGTTGTTCGGCATCACGGCGTTGTACTTCGCCTTCTACATCCTGCGCCGGGTGATGTCCGCCAACGGACAGCTCCACGGCATGCTGGTGCTGGTGGAAAAGGTGCTGACCACGCTGGTGTGGATCGGCATGGGCCTGTACGTGGTGGGCCTGCTGCCCGACGTGATCCGGTGGATGGAGGCGGTGCGCTTCCCGGTGGGTGGCAAGCATCCGATCAGCATTGCCGACGCGCTGATGGGCGTGGTCTGGATCCTGCTGACCGTGCTGGTGGCGATGTGGTTCGGCTCATGGCTGGAAGACCGCCTGATGCGCGCCCAGACGCTGGACGCCAATCTCAAGGTGGTGCTGACGCGCATCGCCAAGGCGCTGCTGCTGCTGGTGTCGCTGCTGCTGAGCCTGTCGCTGGTGGGTATCGACCTGACCGTGCTGTCGGTGTTCGGCGGCGCGCTGGGCGTCGGGCTTGGCCTGGGCCTGCAGAAGATCGCCAGCAACTACATTTCGGGCTTCATCATCCTGCTGGACCGGTCGATTGCGATCGGCGACCAGATTACCGTCGACAAGTACACGGGGATCGTGTCGCAGATCCGCACGCGCTACACCGTGCTGCGCAACGGTGACGGCGAGACGCTGCTGCCGAACGAGCAACTGGTGGCGCAGTCGGTGCAGAACCATTCGTTCTCGGGCACCAACGTGCGCGTGGCGGTGCGGGTGCAGGCCGACTACAGTTCGGACCCGGAGACGGTCATTGCACTGCTGACGGACTGTGTGCGCGATATTCCACGTGTGCTGGCCGAGCCGGCACCCAGCGCCTTCCTGGTGGCGTTCGGCGACAGCGGCATCGAATACGAAACGGCCGTCTACATCGCCGATCCGCAGAACGGCAAGCTGGGCGTGCAATCGGCGATGAACCGTGCGATCTGGCGAACTTTCCGGCATCATGGCGTGTCGATTCCTTATCCCCAGCGGGAATTGCGGGTGCTGAGCCCGGCCCCGGGTGCCTTGCCCGCCGCAGCGGCCAACGCCGAGTGA